A genomic segment from Ramlibacter agri encodes:
- a CDS encoding IclR family transcriptional regulator translates to MSAIILRSFRILEELSNYPKGRTLSELAAAVDIPLSATHRLLADLMQAGYVRKDDRHDDFLLTMQVVSLGLRFLSASGVVDVAQPTLERLAAKSGELVRLAVVDQDQLVYVAKAQGATQGLRYDPEMGRPVRLSCSAAGLVWLATKSDDEAIRLVTKQGMGNPADFGPAAPTSIMELMAQVQAARKRKFATTVNVFLPAMSSMATLVRDPRGDVIAALIVAGPMTRLTQGRMDSLGDALLAAADELGRNSNVSPVFQRRPDQPAPQLSK, encoded by the coding sequence ATGAGCGCCATCATCCTGCGCAGCTTCCGCATCCTCGAGGAGCTGTCCAACTATCCCAAGGGCCGCACGCTGTCCGAACTGGCGGCGGCCGTCGACATTCCGCTGAGCGCCACCCACCGCCTGCTGGCCGACCTGATGCAGGCCGGCTACGTGCGCAAGGACGACCGCCACGACGACTTTCTGCTGACGATGCAGGTCGTGTCGCTGGGCTTGCGTTTCCTCAGCGCCAGTGGCGTCGTCGACGTGGCGCAGCCCACGCTGGAACGCCTGGCCGCCAAGAGCGGCGAACTGGTGCGCCTGGCCGTGGTCGACCAGGACCAGCTGGTCTACGTCGCCAAGGCCCAGGGCGCGACGCAAGGCCTGCGCTACGACCCCGAGATGGGCCGCCCGGTGCGCCTTTCCTGCAGCGCCGCCGGCCTGGTGTGGCTCGCGACCAAGAGCGACGACGAGGCGATCCGCCTCGTCACCAAACAGGGCATGGGCAACCCCGCCGATTTCGGCCCCGCGGCCCCGACCTCGATCATGGAACTGATGGCGCAGGTGCAGGCCGCGCGCAAGCGCAAGTTCGCCACCACGGTCAACGTCTTCCTGCCGGCCATGAGCTCCATGGCGACGCTGGTCCGCGACCCGCGCGGCGACGTCATCGCCGCCCTCATCGTCGCCGGCCCCATGACGCGCCTGACGCAGGGCCGCATGGACTCGCTCGGCGACGCGCTGCTGGCCGCGGCCGACGAACTGGGCCGCAACAGCAACGTGTCCCCCGTGTTCCAGCGCCGGCCCGACCAGCCGGCGCCGCAACTGTCGAAGTGA
- a CDS encoding TRAP transporter substrate-binding protein — protein sequence MIISASIQRRTVLGAIAAAPFVSGPFITRARAAEFTFKVAHPLAATHPTHLRLQQAADNIAKDTEGRIELRLFPNNQLGGEVDLLNQVRSGAVEMFVVGGLIASSVVPMAALDGVGFAFKDTPSVLKGMDGALGAHIRAALMQANLYATSTIWDYGFRQITSSAHPVKAVSDLAGMKIRVPGAAAYVDLFKALGAAPTSIQFNEVYPALQTKIVDGQENPLGTILTSKFYEVQKFCAMSNHIWQGNWVLINGRVWRGLPPKLQEVLEKRLNEAGLLQRQDLASQEAGYRDTMAKAGMAFNAVDADSFRKKLTASGYYTEARKKFGDAAWKVLENAAGGSLA from the coding sequence ATGATCATCAGCGCTTCCATCCAACGCCGTACCGTGCTCGGCGCCATCGCCGCCGCGCCCTTCGTGAGCGGCCCCTTCATCACGCGTGCCCGCGCCGCCGAATTCACCTTCAAGGTCGCCCACCCCCTGGCGGCCACCCACCCGACGCACCTGCGCCTGCAGCAGGCCGCCGACAACATTGCCAAGGACACCGAAGGCCGCATCGAGCTGCGCCTGTTCCCGAACAACCAGCTCGGTGGCGAAGTGGACCTGCTGAACCAGGTGCGCTCCGGCGCGGTGGAAATGTTCGTGGTCGGCGGCCTGATCGCTTCCAGCGTGGTGCCGATGGCGGCGCTGGACGGCGTGGGCTTCGCCTTCAAGGACACGCCCTCCGTGCTGAAGGGCATGGACGGCGCGCTCGGCGCGCACATCCGCGCCGCGCTGATGCAGGCCAACCTGTACGCGACCTCCACCATCTGGGACTACGGCTTCCGCCAGATCACGTCGTCCGCGCATCCCGTCAAGGCGGTCAGCGACCTGGCCGGCATGAAGATTCGCGTGCCGGGCGCCGCCGCCTACGTGGACCTCTTCAAGGCGCTGGGCGCCGCGCCCACCAGCATCCAGTTCAATGAGGTGTACCCCGCGCTGCAGACGAAGATCGTCGACGGCCAGGAGAATCCGCTGGGCACCATCCTCACCTCCAAGTTCTACGAGGTGCAGAAGTTCTGCGCGATGAGCAACCACATCTGGCAGGGCAACTGGGTCCTGATCAACGGCCGCGTGTGGCGCGGCCTGCCGCCCAAGCTGCAGGAAGTGCTGGAGAAGCGGCTGAACGAAGCCGGCTTGCTGCAGCGCCAGGACCTGGCCAGCCAGGAAGCGGGCTACCGCGACACCATGGCCAAGGCCGGCATGGCCTTCAACGCGGTGGACGCCGACTCCTTCCGCAAGAAGCTCACCGCCTCGGGCTACTACACCGAGGCGCGCAAGAAGTTCGGCGACGCCGCCTGGAAGGTGCTCGAGAACGCCGCCGGCGGTTCGCTGGCATGA
- a CDS encoding TRAP transporter large permease subunit — protein MSLSQAVRPGAGAPAASVAGVIDAWLGRCIEFVAAVLIVFEVALLFSGVVARYALHHPIVWSDELAGSVFLWLGMLGAVIALRRGEHLAFNALSQRVSPRAQVLFQAVVLAVVFATLCLLLKPAYDYVEDETFAVLPNLGVPSSWRVLGIAVGVVLMLATVLLQAVSRGNFRATASGAAIVLVLGLVLWQLAGPLARIGNLNLFVFFVLIVGAAIVIGVPIGFAFGLATLTYLACTTSTPLSVVVNRLDQGMSQPLLLAIPMFIFLGLLIEVTGFARTIIALLASLMGFVRGGLYYVLLVAMLLVSGISGSKVADMAAVAPGLFPEMRRRGAKDGDLTALLASSAAMADTIPPSIVLITLGSVTGMSIASLFSAGILPALVLTVALGVVTFVRTRDDTPPEDARPDWSKIRKALLPALPAIALPFVIRWAVVEGVATATEVSTIGIVYALVVGILLYRPVQWKRFYPALVETAVLSGAILFVIGTATGMAWSLTQSGFSSQLAKAMTALSGNAAGFLAITIIVFVLLGNILEGIPAILLFAPLLLPVSHAFGINDLHYAMVVVIAMSIGLFAPPFGIGFYAACAIGKVAPDEVIGHMWRYLGALIVGLIAVAAVPWFSTAFIH, from the coding sequence ATGAGCCTGAGCCAGGCAGTGCGCCCCGGGGCCGGGGCGCCTGCGGCTTCCGTGGCCGGCGTCATCGACGCCTGGCTCGGACGCTGCATCGAATTCGTGGCGGCGGTGCTGATCGTCTTCGAGGTCGCACTGCTGTTCTCGGGCGTCGTGGCGCGCTACGCGCTGCACCACCCGATCGTGTGGTCCGACGAACTGGCGGGCAGCGTCTTCCTGTGGCTCGGCATGCTGGGCGCGGTGATCGCGCTGCGGCGCGGCGAGCACCTGGCCTTCAACGCCTTGTCGCAGCGCGTGTCGCCGCGCGCGCAGGTGCTGTTCCAGGCCGTCGTGCTGGCCGTGGTCTTCGCCACGCTGTGCCTGCTGCTGAAGCCGGCCTACGACTACGTCGAGGACGAGACCTTCGCCGTGCTGCCCAACCTGGGCGTGCCATCGAGCTGGCGCGTGCTGGGCATCGCGGTCGGCGTGGTGCTGATGCTGGCGACGGTGCTGCTGCAGGCGGTGAGCCGCGGCAACTTCCGCGCCACCGCCAGCGGCGCGGCCATCGTGCTGGTGCTGGGCCTGGTGCTGTGGCAGCTGGCCGGCCCGCTGGCGCGCATCGGCAACCTGAACCTGTTCGTGTTCTTCGTGCTGATCGTCGGTGCGGCCATCGTCATCGGCGTGCCCATCGGCTTTGCCTTCGGCCTGGCGACATTGACCTACCTGGCCTGCACCACGTCCACGCCGCTCAGCGTGGTGGTGAACCGCCTGGACCAGGGCATGTCGCAGCCGCTGCTGCTGGCGATCCCCATGTTCATCTTCCTGGGGCTGCTGATCGAAGTGACCGGCTTCGCGCGGACCATCATCGCGCTGCTCGCGTCGCTGATGGGGTTCGTGCGTGGCGGCCTCTACTACGTGCTGCTCGTCGCCATGCTGCTGGTCTCCGGCATCTCCGGTTCCAAGGTCGCCGACATGGCGGCCGTGGCGCCGGGCCTGTTCCCGGAGATGCGCCGGCGCGGCGCCAAGGACGGCGACCTCACCGCGCTGCTGGCCAGTTCAGCGGCGATGGCCGACACGATTCCCCCGAGCATCGTGCTGATCACGCTGGGCTCCGTCACCGGCATGTCGATCGCCAGCCTGTTCTCGGCCGGCATCCTGCCCGCGCTGGTGCTGACCGTGGCGCTGGGTGTGGTCACCTTCGTGCGCACCCGCGACGACACGCCGCCCGAGGACGCGCGCCCCGACTGGTCGAAGATCCGCAAGGCGCTGCTGCCGGCGCTGCCGGCGATCGCGCTGCCTTTCGTGATCCGCTGGGCGGTGGTCGAGGGCGTGGCGACGGCGACCGAGGTGTCGACCATCGGCATCGTCTACGCGCTGGTGGTCGGCATCCTGCTGTACCGGCCGGTGCAGTGGAAGCGCTTCTATCCGGCGCTGGTGGAAACCGCGGTGCTGTCCGGCGCGATCCTCTTCGTGATCGGCACGGCCACCGGCATGGCCTGGTCGCTGACGCAGTCCGGCTTCTCCTCGCAGCTGGCCAAGGCCATGACGGCGCTTTCGGGCAATGCCGCCGGCTTCCTGGCGATCACGATCATCGTGTTCGTGCTGCTCGGGAACATCCTGGAAGGCATTCCGGCCATCCTGTTGTTCGCGCCGCTGCTGCTGCCGGTGTCGCACGCCTTCGGCATCAACGACCTGCACTACGCGATGGTGGTGGTCATCGCCATGAGCATCGGCCTGTTCGCGCCGCCCTTCGGCATCGGCTTCTACGCCGCCTGCGCGATCGGCAAGGTCGCGCCGGACGAGGTGATAGGCCACATGTGGCGCTACCTCGGCGCCTTGATCGTGGGCCTGATCGCCGTTGCCGCGGTGCCCTGGTTCTCCACCGCCTTCATCCACTAG
- a CDS encoding DUF4286 family protein: MWWNMAPEHRADFEDWHTHEHFPERLGVPGFRRASRWTRADGGEGVFVLYELESHATLSSPAYLARLNAPTPWSTRLMPHHRNMVRGQTRVLQSLGAVIARRALTLRLSPAPGKAQALQAALQSLMAGIAATPGFAGAHLLQHETPRIPQTTEQRIRGAADQVADWVLVVCAYDTQALEAFAANELSASALEALGATTGSVQAIYELACSATPDDVPCTKQEGTGLGGRDEGHPGDRS, encoded by the coding sequence ATGTGGTGGAACATGGCGCCGGAGCACAGGGCGGATTTCGAGGACTGGCACACGCACGAGCACTTCCCCGAGCGGCTGGGGGTGCCGGGCTTCCGGCGCGCCTCGCGCTGGACCCGCGCGGACGGCGGCGAGGGCGTGTTCGTGCTGTACGAACTGGAAAGCCATGCGACGCTGTCTTCGCCGGCCTACCTGGCGCGGCTCAACGCGCCGACGCCCTGGTCGACGCGGCTGATGCCGCACCATCGCAACATGGTGCGCGGGCAGACGCGGGTGCTGCAATCGCTGGGTGCCGTGATCGCTCGCCGGGCGCTGACCCTCCGGCTGTCGCCGGCACCAGGGAAGGCGCAGGCGCTGCAGGCTGCGCTTCAATCGCTGATGGCCGGCATCGCGGCCACGCCCGGCTTCGCCGGAGCGCACCTGTTGCAGCACGAGACCCCGCGGATTCCGCAGACGACCGAGCAGAGGATTCGCGGCGCTGCCGACCAGGTCGCGGACTGGGTCCTGGTTGTGTGTGCCTATGACACACAGGCCCTGGAAGCGTTCGCTGCGAACGAGCTGTCGGCAAGCGCGCTCGAGGCGCTGGGCGCCACCACGGGCTCGGTCCAGGCCATTTACGAACTAGCGTGTTCCGCGACGCCCGACGACGTCCCGTGCACGAAACAGGAGGGGACGGGTCTTGGCGGACGAGATGAAGGTCACCCTGGAGACCGCTCCTGA
- a CDS encoding TIGR02466 family protein, whose amino-acid sequence MKDEVFGLFPTPVLRAPGVLGKRLVDGLVQHFSARATQDNQESGQLSHTAMLGAQDSPLLVEAALAITPKIVDMGALLFGQRLEWAIKAMWVNVLEPGGMQAQHVHANSFVSGIVYLTPTHPGSQTVFMKSSTGTDFVFRSAGPQVASTPFNAERWVSPAPAPGDLLLFPSYLLHAVPPNQGERRMTMSFNAIPHGLDSWGYQVQFG is encoded by the coding sequence ATGAAGGACGAAGTGTTCGGCCTGTTCCCCACGCCCGTCCTGCGTGCGCCGGGCGTGCTCGGCAAGCGCCTGGTCGACGGCCTGGTGCAGCACTTCAGCGCGCGGGCCACGCAGGACAACCAGGAGTCCGGCCAGCTGTCGCACACCGCGATGCTCGGCGCCCAGGACAGCCCGCTGCTGGTGGAGGCGGCGCTGGCGATCACGCCGAAGATCGTCGACATGGGCGCGCTCCTGTTCGGCCAGCGGCTCGAGTGGGCGATCAAGGCGATGTGGGTCAATGTGCTGGAGCCTGGCGGCATGCAGGCACAGCACGTCCACGCCAACAGCTTCGTGTCGGGCATCGTCTACCTGACGCCGACGCACCCGGGTTCGCAGACCGTGTTCATGAAGTCGTCCACCGGCACCGACTTCGTCTTCAGGAGCGCGGGCCCGCAGGTGGCGTCCACGCCGTTCAACGCCGAGCGCTGGGTCAGCCCCGCGCCGGCGCCGGGCGACCTGCTGCTGTTCCCCAGCTACCTGCTGCACGCCGTCCCCCCCAACCAGGGTGAACGCCGCATGACGATGTCGTTCAACGCCATCCCGCACGGCCTGGACTCCTGGGGTTACCAGGTCCAATTCGGCTGA
- a CDS encoding 3'-5' exonuclease gives MKPVAVIDFETTGLSPALGDRATEVAIVILEGDQVVGRFQSLMNAGVRISPFIEAYTGISNEMVQAAPPAEEVMAEAARFVGATPMVAHNASFDQRFWEAELERLGSDTPAQPPFACTLLLSRRLYPEAGSYKLGSLAAFHALPSSGRAHRALADAEVAAALLARIQGDLQRDYELEHVPHELLLKVQKAQRKAVPKAIRSYFQAGSKP, from the coding sequence ATGAAACCCGTCGCCGTCATCGACTTCGAAACCACCGGCCTGTCGCCCGCCCTGGGTGACCGGGCGACCGAGGTCGCCATCGTGATCCTGGAGGGCGACCAGGTGGTCGGCCGCTTCCAGTCGCTGATGAACGCCGGCGTGCGCATCTCGCCCTTCATCGAGGCCTACACCGGCATCAGCAACGAGATGGTGCAGGCGGCGCCGCCGGCCGAGGAAGTGATGGCGGAAGCCGCCCGCTTCGTCGGCGCCACGCCCATGGTGGCGCACAACGCGTCCTTCGACCAGCGCTTCTGGGAGGCCGAGCTCGAGCGCCTGGGCAGCGACACCCCGGCCCAGCCGCCTTTCGCCTGCACCCTGCTGCTGTCGCGAAGGCTCTATCCGGAAGCCGGGAGCTACAAGCTCGGCTCGCTGGCCGCCTTCCATGCGCTGCCTTCGTCGGGGCGCGCGCACCGGGCGCTGGCGGACGCCGAAGTGGCCGCGGCGCTGCTGGCGCGCATCCAGGGCGACCTGCAGCGCGATTACGAGCTGGAGCACGTGCCGCACGAGCTGTTGCTGAAGGTGCAAAAAGCGCAACGCAAGGCCGTCCCCAAGGCGATCCGCAGCTACTTCCAGGCGGGCAGCAAGCCCTGA
- a CDS encoding EamA family transporter: MTTPTNAQTPFKPSDLASVLAVIVIWGLNFVVMKVGLASFTPFQLGAARFGLAFLPLAFWVGLPQVRPRWILAFGLTQGVGQFGLLFVALRVGMTAAVASVVMQTQVFFTAILGAMLLRERIGGPLRVGFAFAAAGLACFAANVWTAHGTAVTGWGLALNLGSAFMWACSNIVVRKAQQDSGAFQPLPFVVWASAVAIVPFLLLSWCFDPPGSQGNWRHAPWQAWAAVAALGWLATSLAYGLWTGLLKRFAASRVAPFSLGVPVIGMLAGIAFLGETIAPLQWAGVFLVFCALCCVLLAQRLPPASSRP, translated from the coding sequence ATGACGACTCCAACGAACGCACAGACACCCTTCAAGCCCTCGGACCTGGCCTCGGTCCTGGCCGTCATCGTCATCTGGGGCCTGAATTTCGTGGTGATGAAGGTGGGCCTCGCCTCCTTCACGCCCTTCCAGCTGGGCGCCGCCCGCTTCGGGCTGGCCTTCCTGCCGCTGGCGTTCTGGGTCGGGCTGCCGCAGGTCCGGCCGCGCTGGATCCTCGCCTTCGGGCTGACGCAGGGCGTCGGCCAGTTCGGGCTGCTGTTCGTCGCGCTGCGCGTGGGCATGACGGCGGCGGTGGCTTCGGTCGTGATGCAGACGCAGGTCTTCTTCACCGCGATCCTCGGCGCCATGCTGCTGCGCGAGCGCATCGGCGGCCCGCTGCGCGTGGGCTTCGCTTTTGCGGCGGCGGGCCTGGCCTGCTTCGCCGCCAACGTCTGGACGGCGCACGGGACGGCCGTCACCGGCTGGGGCCTGGCGCTGAACCTGGGCTCCGCCTTCATGTGGGCCTGCTCCAACATCGTCGTGCGCAAGGCGCAGCAGGACAGCGGCGCCTTCCAGCCGCTGCCCTTCGTCGTCTGGGCCAGCGCGGTGGCCATCGTTCCCTTCCTGCTGTTGTCCTGGTGCTTCGACCCGCCCGGGTCCCAGGGCAACTGGAGGCACGCACCCTGGCAGGCCTGGGCCGCGGTCGCCGCGCTGGGCTGGCTGGCGACCAGCCTCGCCTACGGCCTGTGGACCGGGCTGCTGAAGCGCTTCGCCGCCAGCCGCGTCGCCCCCTTCAGCCTGGGCGTGCCCGTCATCGGCATGCTGGCCGGCATCGCCTTCCTCGGCGAAACGATCGCGCCCCTGCAATGGGCCGGCGTCTTCCTCGTCTTCTGTGCCCTGTGCTGCGTGCTGCTCGCGCAGCGGCTTCCCCCTGCTTCCTCCCGCCCATGA
- a CDS encoding HAD-IA family hydrolase, with product MIRFVFFDYDGVLTTDRTGSLTTCRHLAAAAGLPLERVRAAFAPHNHALTLGRMTHEEAWPRICAELGAALPLQLLQDAFDSTPANAPMFALARRLRAAGCGAGIITDNKSDRIRRLRAVQDLDALFDPIVVSADLGCSKESEAIFRHALENAGADAGECVFIDNDAGNAARATALGLHGIHFDDALNDVPALAAALARDFGLPA from the coding sequence ATGATCCGGTTCGTCTTCTTCGACTACGACGGCGTGCTCACCACCGACCGCACCGGGTCGCTGACCACCTGCCGCCACCTTGCGGCGGCGGCCGGCCTGCCGCTGGAGCGCGTGCGGGCGGCCTTCGCGCCCCACAACCACGCGCTGACGTTGGGCCGGATGACGCACGAAGAAGCCTGGCCGCGGATCTGCGCGGAGCTGGGCGCCGCCCTGCCCTTGCAGCTGCTGCAGGACGCCTTCGACAGCACGCCGGCCAACGCGCCCATGTTCGCGCTGGCACGCCGCCTGCGCGCGGCCGGCTGCGGCGCCGGAATCATCACCGACAACAAGTCCGATCGCATCCGGCGGCTGCGCGCCGTGCAGGACCTGGACGCGCTGTTCGACCCGATCGTGGTGTCCGCCGACCTGGGCTGCTCGAAGGAGTCCGAAGCCATCTTCCGCCACGCGCTGGAGAACGCGGGCGCGGATGCCGGAGAATGCGTCTTCATCGACAACGATGCCGGCAATGCGGCCCGCGCCACGGCCCTGGGCCTGCATGGCATCCATTTCGATGACGCGCTGAACGACGTGCCTGCACTGGCGGCCGCGCTCGCCCGCGACTTCGGCCTGCCTGCATGA
- a CDS encoding LysE family translocator has translation MDLHTWLVYLAAALALSLSPGPNGLLALTHGAMYGHRMTAYTILGGALGFMVLIALSMFGIGALLQASLMWLTVLKLVGGVYLVWLGVQLWRSPPMAMSMAALVGGASRARLFRQGFLSAATNPKGILFFAAFLPHFIDPKRDLWLQFAIMAGTFAVTEITYEFIVAFAAHRIKRWLARAGRRFNQACGGVFALLGIGLVLRD, from the coding sequence ATGGACCTCCACACCTGGCTGGTGTACCTGGCGGCCGCACTGGCGCTGTCGCTTTCGCCCGGCCCCAACGGGCTGCTGGCGCTGACGCACGGGGCCATGTACGGCCATCGCATGACGGCGTACACGATCCTGGGCGGCGCTCTGGGCTTCATGGTGCTGATCGCCCTGTCGATGTTCGGGATCGGCGCGCTGCTGCAGGCCTCGCTGATGTGGCTGACGGTGCTGAAGCTCGTGGGCGGCGTCTACCTGGTGTGGCTGGGTGTCCAGCTGTGGCGCTCGCCGCCGATGGCCATGTCGATGGCGGCGCTGGTGGGCGGCGCGTCGCGGGCCAGGTTGTTCCGCCAGGGCTTCCTGTCGGCGGCGACCAACCCCAAGGGCATCCTGTTCTTCGCGGCCTTCCTGCCGCACTTCATCGACCCGAAGCGCGACCTGTGGCTGCAGTTCGCCATCATGGCCGGGACCTTCGCGGTGACCGAGATCACCTACGAGTTCATCGTCGCGTTCGCGGCGCACCGCATCAAGCGCTGGCTGGCCCGCGCCGGCCGGCGCTTCAACCAGGCTTGCGGCGGCGTGTTCGCGCTGCTGGGCATCGGGCTGGTGCTGCGCGACTGA
- a CDS encoding methyltransferase domain-containing protein, translating to MDLEISEAEGLRVMRFGTHWCQGAMRLDAPDRLEMEYALRMSAWLLFHDLASLREQHLVTLGLGAGSLTKFAYRVLGVEATAVEIEAEVIAACREHFMLPPDGAGLRVVHADAADFIAKERGFDVVQVDAYDASVDKPALDSEAFYADCRGALRDGGTVAVNLVGRGLDVRASVARIRQGLQPRAVWQFPPTEAGNVVVIAHCGEMPPEEVLAARAVEIEQRWDLPAGSWLAMARRSAGPPPSA from the coding sequence GTGGACCTGGAGATCTCCGAGGCGGAAGGCCTGCGCGTCATGCGCTTCGGCACGCACTGGTGCCAGGGCGCGATGCGCCTGGACGCGCCGGACCGGCTGGAAATGGAGTACGCGCTGCGCATGTCGGCGTGGCTGCTGTTCCACGATCTGGCGTCGCTGCGCGAGCAGCACCTGGTGACTCTGGGGCTGGGCGCCGGCTCGCTGACCAAGTTCGCCTACCGCGTGCTGGGCGTGGAGGCGACCGCCGTGGAGATCGAAGCGGAAGTGATCGCGGCCTGCCGCGAACATTTCATGCTGCCGCCGGACGGCGCCGGCCTGCGCGTGGTGCATGCCGATGCCGCCGACTTCATCGCGAAAGAGCGCGGCTTCGACGTGGTGCAGGTCGACGCCTATGACGCGTCCGTGGATAAACCCGCGCTGGACTCCGAGGCCTTCTACGCCGATTGCCGCGGCGCGCTGCGGGATGGCGGGACCGTCGCCGTGAACCTGGTCGGCCGGGGCCTCGACGTGCGGGCCAGCGTCGCCCGCATCCGCCAGGGACTCCAACCGCGTGCGGTCTGGCAGTTCCCGCCGACCGAAGCCGGCAACGTGGTGGTCATCGCGCATTGCGGCGAAATGCCGCCAGAAGAAGTGCTGGCGGCGCGGGCCGTCGAAATCGAGCAGCGCTGGGACCTGCCGGCGGGCAGCTGGCTGGCCATGGCCCGGCGCTCCGCCGGGCCACCGCCTTCCGCCTAG
- a CDS encoding tripartite tricarboxylate transporter substrate-binding protein has translation MKAINKIMGAVLALGALAAATPALAEYPERPVRVVVTTVPGPLDAFARVVVKQVSEKLKQPFIVDNRAGAGGNVGADIVAKAPADGYTILFALDTTLTVNPSLYDKMPFDVNKDLAIISVPVTYSQMLAVGPNVKANSLADLVQLAKTQKMSYASGGNGSPSHLTMAAFLATAGLDMTHVPYKGTGASVVDVMGGQVDSVFAVVSGIWPQAKAGKLKPLAVSGNVRSPSAPDVPTVAELGYPGFNASFAYVIAAPANTPKEILQLLTREVQAAMASKEVQDLDHQADYSPTGLSPEASATWIRDMRKRWSEVITKAKISAN, from the coding sequence GTGAAAGCGATCAACAAGATCATGGGCGCCGTGCTGGCCCTGGGTGCGCTGGCCGCGGCGACGCCGGCCCTGGCGGAGTATCCCGAGCGGCCGGTGCGCGTGGTGGTGACCACCGTGCCCGGGCCGCTGGACGCGTTCGCGCGGGTGGTGGTGAAGCAGGTTTCGGAAAAGCTGAAGCAGCCCTTCATCGTCGACAACCGCGCGGGAGCGGGCGGCAACGTCGGCGCCGACATCGTGGCCAAGGCGCCGGCGGACGGCTACACCATCCTGTTCGCGCTGGACACGACGCTGACGGTGAACCCGTCGCTGTACGACAAGATGCCGTTCGACGTGAACAAGGACCTCGCCATCATCAGCGTGCCGGTCACCTACAGCCAGATGCTGGCCGTGGGCCCGAACGTGAAGGCGAACTCGCTGGCCGACCTGGTGCAGCTGGCGAAGACGCAGAAGATGTCCTATGCCTCCGGCGGCAACGGCTCGCCCAGCCACCTGACGATGGCGGCCTTCCTGGCCACGGCAGGCCTGGACATGACGCACGTTCCCTACAAGGGCACGGGCGCCTCGGTGGTCGACGTGATGGGCGGCCAGGTGGACAGCGTCTTCGCAGTGGTCAGCGGCATCTGGCCGCAGGCCAAGGCGGGCAAGCTGAAGCCGCTGGCCGTCTCGGGCAACGTCCGCTCGCCTTCCGCGCCGGACGTTCCCACCGTCGCCGAACTGGGCTACCCGGGCTTCAACGCCAGCTTCGCCTACGTGATCGCGGCTCCGGCGAACACGCCGAAGGAAATCCTGCAGTTGCTGACCCGCGAAGTGCAGGCCGCGATGGCCAGCAAGGAAGTGCAGGACCTGGACCACCAGGCCGACTACTCGCCCACCGGCCTGTCCCCCGAAGCCTCGGCCACCTGGATCCGCGACATGCGCAAGCGCTGGAGCGAGGTGATCACCAAGGCGAAGATCTCCGCCAACTAG
- a CDS encoding 2Fe-2S iron-sulfur cluster-binding protein, protein MSHRISVQETGAAFRALPGEPLLEAATRQGVGLPHECTFGGCGTCRIKLLQGRVDYEEMPLALAPEEAEAGYALACQARACSDLVISVERDDAPPAERRQAVVRSVRPWSPDVASLQLEIEGGALQYRPGQYMNVLLESGVHRSFSMASAPAGNRVDFHVRRIPGGRFTDAALQQLAAGERLDVEIPLGRFRYHEEDYRPLVMAATGTGLAPLKSMLEALMDDADCPPVSLYWGGRTEADLYLAHEIRAWGERLYEFDFVPVLSRPHAGWTGRRGYVQDAVAADFPDLSEHAIYLCGSPTMIGAAKHRFLELGASAGHVYVDGFTFQPEAVA, encoded by the coding sequence ATGAGCCACCGCATCAGCGTGCAGGAAACCGGCGCTGCCTTCAGGGCGCTGCCGGGCGAGCCGCTGCTGGAGGCCGCGACCCGCCAGGGCGTAGGCCTGCCCCACGAGTGCACCTTCGGCGGCTGCGGCACCTGCCGCATCAAGCTGCTCCAGGGCCGCGTGGACTACGAGGAAATGCCCCTGGCGCTGGCGCCCGAGGAAGCCGAGGCCGGCTACGCGCTGGCCTGCCAGGCGCGGGCCTGCAGCGACCTCGTGATCAGCGTGGAGCGCGACGATGCGCCGCCGGCCGAACGCCGGCAGGCCGTCGTGCGCAGCGTGCGGCCGTGGTCGCCCGACGTCGCCAGCCTGCAGCTGGAGATCGAGGGCGGCGCGCTGCAGTACCGCCCGGGGCAGTACATGAACGTGCTGCTGGAGTCCGGCGTGCACCGCAGCTTCTCGATGGCTTCGGCCCCCGCGGGCAACCGCGTCGACTTCCACGTGCGGCGCATTCCCGGCGGCCGCTTCACCGACGCCGCCTTGCAGCAGCTGGCCGCGGGCGAGCGCCTGGACGTGGAGATCCCGCTGGGCCGCTTCCGCTACCACGAGGAGGACTACCGTCCGCTGGTGATGGCGGCCACCGGCACCGGCCTGGCGCCCCTCAAGAGCATGCTGGAAGCGCTGATGGACGACGCGGACTGTCCGCCCGTGTCGCTGTACTGGGGTGGCCGCACCGAGGCCGACCTCTACCTCGCACACGAGATCCGCGCCTGGGGCGAACGCCTGTACGAATTCGATTTCGTGCCGGTCCTGTCGCGTCCGCACGCAGGCTGGACCGGCCGGCGCGGCTACGTGCAGGACGCCGTGGCCGCGGACTTCCCGGACCTGTCCGAGCACGCGATCTACCTGTGCGGCTCGCCGACGATGATCGGCGCGGCCAAGCACCGCTTCCTGGAGCTCGGCGCCAGCGCCGGGCATGTGTATGTCGACGGCTTCACCTTCCAGCCCGAAGCCGTCGCGTGA